Proteins encoded within one genomic window of Brassica rapa cultivar Chiifu-401-42 chromosome A09, CAAS_Brap_v3.01, whole genome shotgun sequence:
- the LOC103838393 gene encoding rho GDP-dissociation inhibitor 1 produces MELEDEKKGGEASGQTSDKEMGLSRKNSDSSFSPTEDDDEDEEKKPQLGPMIALKEQLEKDKDDESLRRWKEQLIGVVDLEDVGETPDPVVKILDLTVRSPNREDMVLTIPDDGLPNPKGPWFTIKEGSKYTLVFNFRVTNNIVSGLRYNNTVWKTGVKVDSTKAMLGTFSPQAEPYQHVMPEEITPSGIFARGSYSARTKFIDDDNKCYLEINYTFDIRKNWQ; encoded by the exons ATGGAGTTGGAAGATGAGAAGAAGGGAGGGGAAGCTTCAGGACAGACATCAGACAAAGAAATGGGGCTAAGCAGAAAGAACAGTGATAGCTCTTTTTCTCCGACAGAAGATGATGACGAAGACGAAGAGAAGAAGCCCCAACTCGGTCCCATGATCGCTCTCAAAGAACAGCTTGAGAAAGACAAG GATGATGAAAGCTTGAGGAGATGGAAGGAACAGCTAATCGGCGTGGTGGATTTGGAAGATGTAGGAG AGACACCGGATCCAGTAGTAAAGATACTAGACTTAACAGTTAGGTCTCCAAACAGAGAAGACATGGTATTAACGATACCCGATGATGGATTGCCTAACCCTAAAGGTCCTTGGTTCACCATAAAGGAAGGATCTAAGTACACACTTGTCTTTAACTTCCGTGTCACCAACAATATTGTTTCGGGCCTTCGCTATAACAACACCGTCTGGAAAACCGGTGTCAAGG TGGATAGTACGAAAGCAATGCTTGGGACGTTTAGTCCTCAAGCTGAGCCATACCAACATGTGATGCCTGAAGAAATAACACCGTCTGGTATTTTCGCTAGAGGATCCTATTCTGCAAGAACTAAG TTTATTGATGACGATAATAAGTGCTACTTGGAAATCAACTACACATTCGACATCCGCAAGAATTGGCAATGA
- the LOC103838394 gene encoding leucine-rich repeat extensin-like protein 2 isoform X1: MLLLPSLRPFFFLFILFSACFLHTRAQEGQGDISSDNIKVDPSLKFENPSLRQAYIALQSWKQAIFSDPFNFTANWNGSDVCSYNGVYCAPSPSRPKTRVVAGIDLNHADMAGYLPPELGLLTDLALFHLNSNRFCGTVPTTFKRMKLLYELDLSNNRFVGKFPIVVLSLPSLKFLDLRYNEFEGVIPSKLFDKELDAIFLNHNRFRFGIPENMGNSPVSALVLADNDLGGCIPGSIGLMGKTLNEIILSNDNLTGCLPPQIGNLKNVTVFDVSFNRLSGPLPSSVGNMKSLEQLNVANNRFTGVIPSSICQLSNLENFTYSSNFFTGDAPRCAALSGDNVAVNGSMNCIAGKERQRSAKECSSPASRPVDCNKFGCNNIFSPPPSFRMSPTVRVLPPPPPSSKMSPTFRATPPPPPSSKMSPTFRATPPPPSSKMSPSVKAYPPPPPKYEPSPPPPPSSGMSPTVRAYPPPPPPSPPPPYIYSSPPPPPPSPPPPSPPPPYIYSSPPPPPPSPTYVYSSPPPPPVEYYPPTTQSPPPQYWQTPSPSEPYPSPSPPYYQYNSPPPPPTSYTVQSPPPPPPVDCPPVTNSPPPPPVYYTPVIQSPPPPPPVYYTPVTHSPPPPPPMYYPPVTQSPPPPPPVYYPPVASPPPPPVYYPPVTQSPPPPPPVYYPPVTQSPPPPPPVYYPPVTQSPPPPPPPPVYYPPVTQSPPPPPPVYYPPVTQSPPPPPPVEYHPPATPNHSRPPPPHKGCKDGPSNEHHYQTPTPPSPPPPSYDDTPLPPIHGVSYASPPPPSIPYY, encoded by the coding sequence ATGTTGTTGTTACCTTCTCTTCgtcccttcttcttcctcttcatcttgtTCTCCGCTTGTTTCTTGCATACAAGAGCTCAAGAAGGCCAAGGTGATATAAGTAGTGACAATATCAAGGTTGACCCGAGTCTCAAGTTCGAGAACCCGAGTCTTCGTCAAGCCTACATTGCTCTTCAATCATGGAAACAAGCTATTTTCTCTGACCCTTTTAACTTCACAGCTAACTGGAATGGCTCGGATGTTTGCTCTTACAATGGTGTCTACTGTGCTCCTTCCCCTTCTCGTCCGAAGACCCGAGTCGTTGCGGGTATTGATCTTAACCATGCCGATATGGCTGGTTATTTACCTCCTGAGCTCGGTCTTCTCACTGATCTTGCTCTCTTCCATCTCAACTCGAACCGGTTCTGTGGAACAGTCCCTACCACGTTTAAACGCATGAAGCTTCTCTACGAGCTTGATTTGAGTAACAACCGTTTTGTAGGGAAGTTCCCTATAGTTGTCTTGTCCTTGCCTTCCCTTAAGTTCTTGGATCTCCGTTACAACGAGTTTGAAGGTGTTATACCGTCCAAGCTTTTCGATAAAGAGCTTGACGCCATATTCTTGAACCATAACCGGTTTCGGTTTGGGATACCGGAAAACATGGGAAACTCTCCGGTTTCCGCTTTGGTTCTTGCTGATAACGATCTTGGAGGTTGCATACCGGGAAGTATTGGTCTAATGGGGAAGACCCTTAACGAGATCATCCTCTCTAATGATAACTTAACCGGTTGCTTACCACCACAGATTGGAAATCTTAAGAATGTGACGGTTTTCGACGTCAGCTTTAACCGGTTAAGCGGTCCGTTACCGTCCAGCGTTGGAAACATGAAGAGCTTGGAGCAGCTCAATGTTGCTAACAATAGGTTCACTGGAGTTATCCCAAGCAGCATTTGTCAGCTCTCAAACCTTGAGAACTTCACTTACTCTTCCAACTTCTTCACCGGTGATGCTCCGAGATGTGCGGCTCTTTCGGGAGACAACGTGGCGGTTAATGGATCGATGAACTGTATCGCCGGTAAAGAACGTCAAAGATCAGCTAAAGAGTGTTCTTCTCCAGCCTCACGCCCTGTTGATTGCAACAAATTTGGATGCAATAATATTTTCTCTCCTCCTCCGTCTTTTAGGATGTCGCCCACCGTCCGAGTACTTCCTCCACCACCTCCGTCTTCCAAGATGTCGCCTACTTTTAGAGCAACACCGCCACCGCCTCCGTCTTCTAAGATGTCGCCTACTTTTAGAGCAACACCTCCACCGCCTTCTTCTAAGATGTCGCCTTCTGTCAAGGCCTATCCTCCTCCCCCGCCTAAGTATGAGCCATCTCCGCCTCCTCCACCTTCTTCCGGAATGTCGCCTACTGTTAGAGCATaccctccaccaccaccaccatctccTCCTCCGCCATATATTTACTCatccccaccaccaccaccaccatcacctccgccaccatctcctcctccaccatATATCTACTCatctccaccacctcctccaccaTCTCCAACCTACGTCTATTCatctccaccacctccacctGTAGAATACTATCCACCCACAACGCAAAGTCCACCACCACAATATTGGCAAACTCCTTCACCAAGTGAACCCTATCCATCACCTTCACCACCTTACTATCAATACAACTCTCCTCCGCCACCGCCTACTTCCTACACCGTTCAATCtccaccgccaccaccacccGTTGACTGCCCACCAGTAACAAATTCTCCCCCTCCACCACCGGTCTACTATACACCGGTAATACAAAGCCCGCCACCTCCACCACCGGTTTACTACACGCCGGTAACACATAgccctccaccaccaccaccaatgTACTATCCCCCGGTAACACAAagtcctcctcctccaccaccggTGTACTATCCGCCAGTAGCAAGCCCTCCTCCACCACCGGTATACTATCCGCCCGTAACACAAAGTCCACCACCGCCACCACCTGTGTATTATCCTCCAGTAACACAAAgtccaccaccacctccacccGTGTATTATCCCCCGGTAACACAAagtccaccaccaccaccaccaccaccggtaTATTATCCTCCGGTAACACAAAGTCCTCCACCGCCACCACCAGTTTACTATCCACCAGTAACACAAAGTCCTCCACCTCCACCGCCGGTTGAGTACCATCCTCCAGCAACTCCAAACCACTctcgaccaccaccaccacataAGGGATGCAAAGACGGTCCAAGTAACGAACATCACTACCAAACACCAACACCACCTTCTCCACCGCCTCCATCTTACGACGACACGCCTCTACCGCCAATTCACGGTGTCTCTTACGCCTCTCCTCCTCCACCATCAATCCCATACTACTAA
- the LOC103838394 gene encoding leucine-rich repeat extensin-like protein 2 isoform X3, whose translation MLLLPSLRPFFFLFILFSACFLHTRAQEGQGDISSDNIKVDPSLKFENPSLRQAYIALQSWKQAIFSDPFNFTANWNGSDVCSYNGVYCAPSPSRPKTRVVAGIDLNHADMAGYLPPELGLLTDLALFHLNSNRFCGTVPTTFKRMKLLYELDLSNNRFVGKFPIVVLSLPSLKFLDLRYNEFEGVIPSKLFDKELDAIFLNHNRFRFGIPENMGNSPVSALVLADNDLGGCIPGSIGLMGKTLNEIILSNDNLTGCLPPQIGNLKNVTVFDVSFNRLSGPLPSSVGNMKSLEQLNVANNRFTGVIPSSICQLSNLENFTYSSNFFTGDAPRCAALSGDNVAVNGSMNCIAGKERQRSAKECSSPASRPVDCNKFGCNNIFSPPPSFRMSPTVRVLPPPPPSSKMSPTFRATPPPPPSSKMSPTFRATPPPPSSKMSPSVKAYPPPPPKYEPSPPPPPSSGMSPTVRAYPPPPPPSPPPPYIYSSPPPPPPSPPPPSPPPPYIYSSPPPPPPSPTYVYSSPPPPPVEYYPPTTQSPPPQYWQTPSPSEPYPSPSPPYYQYNSPPPPPTSYTVQSPPPPPPVDCPPVTNSPPPPPVYYPPVTQSPPPPPPVYYPPVTQSPPPPPPVYYPPVTQSPPPPPPPPVYYPPVTQSPPPPPPVYYPPVTQSPPPPPPVEYHPPATPNHSRPPPPHKGCKDGPSNEHHYQTPTPPSPPPPSYDDTPLPPIHGVSYASPPPPSIPYY comes from the exons ATGTTGTTGTTACCTTCTCTTCgtcccttcttcttcctcttcatcttgtTCTCCGCTTGTTTCTTGCATACAAGAGCTCAAGAAGGCCAAGGTGATATAAGTAGTGACAATATCAAGGTTGACCCGAGTCTCAAGTTCGAGAACCCGAGTCTTCGTCAAGCCTACATTGCTCTTCAATCATGGAAACAAGCTATTTTCTCTGACCCTTTTAACTTCACAGCTAACTGGAATGGCTCGGATGTTTGCTCTTACAATGGTGTCTACTGTGCTCCTTCCCCTTCTCGTCCGAAGACCCGAGTCGTTGCGGGTATTGATCTTAACCATGCCGATATGGCTGGTTATTTACCTCCTGAGCTCGGTCTTCTCACTGATCTTGCTCTCTTCCATCTCAACTCGAACCGGTTCTGTGGAACAGTCCCTACCACGTTTAAACGCATGAAGCTTCTCTACGAGCTTGATTTGAGTAACAACCGTTTTGTAGGGAAGTTCCCTATAGTTGTCTTGTCCTTGCCTTCCCTTAAGTTCTTGGATCTCCGTTACAACGAGTTTGAAGGTGTTATACCGTCCAAGCTTTTCGATAAAGAGCTTGACGCCATATTCTTGAACCATAACCGGTTTCGGTTTGGGATACCGGAAAACATGGGAAACTCTCCGGTTTCCGCTTTGGTTCTTGCTGATAACGATCTTGGAGGTTGCATACCGGGAAGTATTGGTCTAATGGGGAAGACCCTTAACGAGATCATCCTCTCTAATGATAACTTAACCGGTTGCTTACCACCACAGATTGGAAATCTTAAGAATGTGACGGTTTTCGACGTCAGCTTTAACCGGTTAAGCGGTCCGTTACCGTCCAGCGTTGGAAACATGAAGAGCTTGGAGCAGCTCAATGTTGCTAACAATAGGTTCACTGGAGTTATCCCAAGCAGCATTTGTCAGCTCTCAAACCTTGAGAACTTCACTTACTCTTCCAACTTCTTCACCGGTGATGCTCCGAGATGTGCGGCTCTTTCGGGAGACAACGTGGCGGTTAATGGATCGATGAACTGTATCGCCGGTAAAGAACGTCAAAGATCAGCTAAAGAGTGTTCTTCTCCAGCCTCACGCCCTGTTGATTGCAACAAATTTGGATGCAATAATATTTTCTCTCCTCCTCCGTCTTTTAGGATGTCGCCCACCGTCCGAGTACTTCCTCCACCACCTCCGTCTTCCAAGATGTCGCCTACTTTTAGAGCAACACCGCCACCGCCTCCGTCTTCTAAGATGTCGCCTACTTTTAGAGCAACACCTCCACCGCCTTCTTCTAAGATGTCGCCTTCTGTCAAGGCCTATCCTCCTCCCCCGCCTAAGTATGAGCCATCTCCGCCTCCTCCACCTTCTTCCGGAATGTCGCCTACTGTTAGAGCATaccctccaccaccaccaccatctccTCCTCCGCCATATATTTACTCatccccaccaccaccaccaccatcacctccgccaccatctcctcctccaccatATATCTACTCatctccaccacctcctccaccaTCTCCAACCTACGTCTATTCatctccaccacctccacctGTAGAATACTATCCACCCACAACGCAAAGTCCACCACCACAATATTGGCAAACTCCTTCACCAAGTGAACCCTATCCATCACCTTCACCACCTTACTATCAATACAACTCTCCTCCGCCACCGCCTACTTCCTACACCGTTCAATCtccaccgccaccaccacccGTTGACTGCCCACCAGTAACAAATTCTCCCCCTCCAC CACCGGTATACTATCCGCCCGTAACACAAAGTCCACCACCGCCACCACCTGTGTATTATCCTCCAGTAACACAAAgtccaccaccacctccacccGTGTATTATCCCCCGGTAACACAAagtccaccaccaccaccaccaccaccggtaTATTATCCTCCGGTAACACAAAGTCCTCCACCGCCACCACCAGTTTACTATCCACCAGTAACACAAAGTCCTCCACCTCCACCGCCGGTTGAGTACCATCCTCCAGCAACTCCAAACCACTctcgaccaccaccaccacataAGGGATGCAAAGACGGTCCAAGTAACGAACATCACTACCAAACACCAACACCACCTTCTCCACCGCCTCCATCTTACGACGACACGCCTCTACCGCCAATTCACGGTGTCTCTTACGCCTCTCCTCCTCCACCATCAATCCCATACTACTAA
- the LOC103838394 gene encoding leucine-rich repeat extensin-like protein 2 isoform X2 gives MLLLPSLRPFFFLFILFSACFLHTRAQEGQGDISSDNIKVDPSLKFENPSLRQAYIALQSWKQAIFSDPFNFTANWNGSDVCSYNGVYCAPSPSRPKTRVVAGIDLNHADMAGYLPPELGLLTDLALFHLNSNRFCGTVPTTFKRMKLLYELDLSNNRFVGKFPIVVLSLPSLKFLDLRYNEFEGVIPSKLFDKELDAIFLNHNRFRFGIPENMGNSPVSALVLADNDLGGCIPGSIGLMGKTLNEIILSNDNLTGCLPPQIGNLKNVTVFDVSFNRLSGPLPSSVGNMKSLEQLNVANNRFTGVIPSSICQLSNLENFTYSSNFFTGDAPRCAALSGDNVAVNGSMNCIAGKERQRSAKECSSPASRPVDCNKFGCNNIFSPPPSFRMSPTVRVLPPPPPSSKMSPTFRATPPPPPSSKMSPTFRATPPPPSSKMSPSVKAYPPPPPKYEPSPPPPPSSGMSPTVRAYPPPPPPSPPPPYIYSSPPPPPPSPPPPSPPPPYIYSSPPPPPVEYYPPTTQSPPPQYWQTPSPSEPYPSPSPPYYQYNSPPPPPTSYTVQSPPPPPPVDCPPVTNSPPPPPVYYTPVIQSPPPPPPVYYTPVTHSPPPPPPMYYPPVTQSPPPPPPVYYPPVASPPPPPVYYPPVTQSPPPPPPVYYPPVTQSPPPPPPVYYPPVTQSPPPPPPPPVYYPPVTQSPPPPPPVYYPPVTQSPPPPPPVEYHPPATPNHSRPPPPHKGCKDGPSNEHHYQTPTPPSPPPPSYDDTPLPPIHGVSYASPPPPSIPYY, from the exons ATGTTGTTGTTACCTTCTCTTCgtcccttcttcttcctcttcatcttgtTCTCCGCTTGTTTCTTGCATACAAGAGCTCAAGAAGGCCAAGGTGATATAAGTAGTGACAATATCAAGGTTGACCCGAGTCTCAAGTTCGAGAACCCGAGTCTTCGTCAAGCCTACATTGCTCTTCAATCATGGAAACAAGCTATTTTCTCTGACCCTTTTAACTTCACAGCTAACTGGAATGGCTCGGATGTTTGCTCTTACAATGGTGTCTACTGTGCTCCTTCCCCTTCTCGTCCGAAGACCCGAGTCGTTGCGGGTATTGATCTTAACCATGCCGATATGGCTGGTTATTTACCTCCTGAGCTCGGTCTTCTCACTGATCTTGCTCTCTTCCATCTCAACTCGAACCGGTTCTGTGGAACAGTCCCTACCACGTTTAAACGCATGAAGCTTCTCTACGAGCTTGATTTGAGTAACAACCGTTTTGTAGGGAAGTTCCCTATAGTTGTCTTGTCCTTGCCTTCCCTTAAGTTCTTGGATCTCCGTTACAACGAGTTTGAAGGTGTTATACCGTCCAAGCTTTTCGATAAAGAGCTTGACGCCATATTCTTGAACCATAACCGGTTTCGGTTTGGGATACCGGAAAACATGGGAAACTCTCCGGTTTCCGCTTTGGTTCTTGCTGATAACGATCTTGGAGGTTGCATACCGGGAAGTATTGGTCTAATGGGGAAGACCCTTAACGAGATCATCCTCTCTAATGATAACTTAACCGGTTGCTTACCACCACAGATTGGAAATCTTAAGAATGTGACGGTTTTCGACGTCAGCTTTAACCGGTTAAGCGGTCCGTTACCGTCCAGCGTTGGAAACATGAAGAGCTTGGAGCAGCTCAATGTTGCTAACAATAGGTTCACTGGAGTTATCCCAAGCAGCATTTGTCAGCTCTCAAACCTTGAGAACTTCACTTACTCTTCCAACTTCTTCACCGGTGATGCTCCGAGATGTGCGGCTCTTTCGGGAGACAACGTGGCGGTTAATGGATCGATGAACTGTATCGCCGGTAAAGAACGTCAAAGATCAGCTAAAGAGTGTTCTTCTCCAGCCTCACGCCCTGTTGATTGCAACAAATTTGGATGCAATAATATTTTCTCTCCTCCTCCGTCTTTTAGGATGTCGCCCACCGTCCGAGTACTTCCTCCACCACCTCCGTCTTCCAAGATGTCGCCTACTTTTAGAGCAACACCGCCACCGCCTCCGTCTTCTAAGATGTCGCCTACTTTTAGAGCAACACCTCCACCGCCTTCTTCTAAGATGTCGCCTTCTGTCAAGGCCTATCCTCCTCCCCCGCCTAAGTATGAGCCATCTCCGCCTCCTCCACCTTCTTCCGGAATGTCGCCTACTGTTAGAGCATaccctccaccaccaccaccatctccTCCTCCGCCATATATTTACTCatccccaccaccaccaccaccatcacctccgccaccatctcctcctccaccatATATCTACTCatctccac cacctccacctGTAGAATACTATCCACCCACAACGCAAAGTCCACCACCACAATATTGGCAAACTCCTTCACCAAGTGAACCCTATCCATCACCTTCACCACCTTACTATCAATACAACTCTCCTCCGCCACCGCCTACTTCCTACACCGTTCAATCtccaccgccaccaccacccGTTGACTGCCCACCAGTAACAAATTCTCCCCCTCCACCACCGGTCTACTATACACCGGTAATACAAAGCCCGCCACCTCCACCACCGGTTTACTACACGCCGGTAACACATAgccctccaccaccaccaccaatgTACTATCCCCCGGTAACACAAagtcctcctcctccaccaccggTGTACTATCCGCCAGTAGCAAGCCCTCCTCCACCACCGGTATACTATCCGCCCGTAACACAAAGTCCACCACCGCCACCACCTGTGTATTATCCTCCAGTAACACAAAgtccaccaccacctccacccGTGTATTATCCCCCGGTAACACAAagtccaccaccaccaccaccaccaccggtaTATTATCCTCCGGTAACACAAAGTCCTCCACCGCCACCACCAGTTTACTATCCACCAGTAACACAAAGTCCTCCACCTCCACCGCCGGTTGAGTACCATCCTCCAGCAACTCCAAACCACTctcgaccaccaccaccacataAGGGATGCAAAGACGGTCCAAGTAACGAACATCACTACCAAACACCAACACCACCTTCTCCACCGCCTCCATCTTACGACGACACGCCTCTACCGCCAATTCACGGTGTCTCTTACGCCTCTCCTCCTCCACCATCAATCCCATACTACTAA